caaaacgtttgatttcatcaaaaacgaggaggaaccatgtgtttataaaaaggttagtgggagtgctgtcatttttctcgtactgtacgtagatgacattctcctgattgggaatgatattcccatgctaacctcggtcaaggtctggttgtcaaaagaattctccatgaaagaccttggggaagcatcctatattttgggaataaaagtctatagagatagatctaaaaggatgcttggcctgtcacagaaaatgtacatagaggaggtgctgaagaggttcagcatggaaaactccaagaggggcctcttacccctaaggcatggaattcatctctccaagaagatgtgccccaacacatctgaggagattcaacgcatgagcaagattccttatgcatcggcaataggaagcctcatgtatgccatgctatgtacacgacctgatatagctcttgctgtgagtgtcacaagcagatatcagtcgaatccaggtgaagaacactggacagctgtgaagaatattcttaagtacttgagaagaactaaagatttattcttggtttttggaggatcatcagagttaaaggtagaagggtacacagattcagacttcatgactgatgtcgatgacaggaagtcaacatctggatacgtgttcttgtgcaatggtggtacggtgaattggaagagttctaaacaaccgatcattgctgattctactatggaagtcgaatacatcgccgcctctgaagctgctaaggaaggcttctggttcaagaaattcattgcagagctggatgtgatgacatcagatgccataacactctactgcgataacaatggcgccatagcccttgctaaggagccaaggtctcatcagaagtctaagcatatagagcggcgctttcacctcatacgcgactatgtggagaagaaatatgtagaggtgcagagagtagactccgcggataacgtggcagaccctttcactaagcagctgagtcagcaaaagactgaagcccaccttgagaagatgggcctaagatatatgaccaattggctttagtgcaagtgggagattgttagatgtatgccctagaagccaatttggctgacacattattgattctagggacataattttgtacttgactatttattattgaataaataaaaggcatctttttcattcatattgtttatgtgtctatgaatcgtccaagaaattaataagatgatgatacatattctcaagagttgagaatttgagccatgtatcattggtgattaatttctaaatgctcctgatcaaaggatcatcacgaggacggtgatcgatccgatcagtgcacagatcactctccttctggatggacgagacttgagtccacagtgtagggacactgaagtgatagtgcaggtacttgttagagaacaagggtactgagcgtgaccaatacaagaagtcacttggatgtctatccactcgtcagtgacttgcttgatgttgtagtagtgtgactggtcctttgacctgcggtgcttcggctactcacagtgaggttattgtagtttgactgcacacatacatggtctctagccatatgggtccatgcagtgtagattggctgcagtaagttcactgtaggagtagggtatgcacctatatggaatctatcgaccttgatagataaggagagatcctatgtgatttataagactgagttcgtaagacctcgaccggggcagtatgcacagtggagaaagagttttttcactatcgaactcgagtcgaataaatcttgacatatgacagacgatggggtttgacgagttgtccatgacctcagtcctgtagggatccacgatagtaggactgtatcacatgttaactgcacctagaggttcatcattccattctgctgggtagccactacatgctgctaggtgtcactggtggatggtgggactcatagggattatcttgatgatcgataaactctaatgagttgagttggaatcgttccaacccattgaaaggagttttcaatgatatagtgatagagatcacaatatatctcactaccagtcagaatagaacctatggggtcacacacactagaagtattgaccgatccgatgattgaaatcgtgattaggaatcacaagaaatcaatttgattgataagaagttgaagaaggaaaaaggaattaattaattggacttgaaacaagaatcctacttcgggtaggatacctagagttctaattggattaggactgggattcctacttggaataggattcctcaatcctaatgagattaggagttttgaattaaaaaaattggattcctacttggagtaggattcctagaaatcctaattggattaggacttcggattcaagtagagtcctaattggattaggactaaaattaaacaaatcctaattggattaggattccttaagtctaaattaattattaatctaatgaatcaacatgactcctaattggattaggattgaagagttcaattgagtcatggttcattcaagtcctaattggattaggactagtatagattgaacccaatttggccaatcctaattagattaggattaaaccatgagagaggcacctaatcctctttggaagaggattaggttaaccaagtaagaggggcatcagcccctctcatcttggatggtgtggattgaaggagagagaggggccggcgcaccccccctttctttctttggaaaaccatctagggctcctactttggaggagcccttgatggctataagaagcaccatgaggccggcgccctaggtattggagccctcttcccttgtgccgtggccaccctcttcctccctcttagttgcagccgcaagcaagaaagaaggaacctccaagtgttggcggcctcctcctcttccttttcttcatcctgcgcaagcaacagaaagaaggctgtgcaggggttcatctacttcctcttcttcatccttcttcttcctcttctcaagcactttcaagagttgaaagaaagagaagagatcagccatcaaaggagtctttgcaagggagctagcaccccgggaagacaagaaagctttgatcggttctctacttcgtgtggatacccgtagaggccggacgtttgaacggcttcaagcgaaccctctccctaaaaccacgaattcagattcgcggtgatcatctacccgcgcaaggtgaatatttgatcttcctattatttttaaaagttttaattcttacctaattacgaaaggtctcgaaacaacgttcatgcgatgaacgtcgaactcgtgcatgccgattccgctgccatctgaaaaattttgaaatatcagcggcatgggcgggttcccaacaagcaCCCCCGTCGGGAATGGGATGACCGGTAATCAGATTTGCAAAATTTGTCCAGCTCAGATGGTAGGTAGAGACTTGCCTGTTGATTTGATAGTTATAGATATGCATGACTTTGGCATAATTCTCGGTATAGACTAGTCAGCGTCACACTTTGCTACCATTAATTGCCATGAAAAGCAAGTAAAATTTCAGACCCCTAAAGACAATGAATTTAACTTCGTAGGTAGTGGTACTTACACTTTTCCTCGAGTTGTCTCTGCTATGCAAATTAAGCAGCCTGTACGGATAATTGATAGAAAGAAACAAGTATTAAGAAGGCGCATAGTTCCCTATATCAAGatccagtggagcaatcactcaGAACGTGAGGCTATATGGGAACTAGAGGacgagatgaaaaaaaaaaatatccggACCTTTTTGCAAACTGAGAtatgttaaatttcgaggacgaaatttttctaaggaggagagaatgtgagatacgggctgaagccggcagccccagccgacttcagcccgacTCTTCTTTTGGGAAGAGCCGGAACAAAGGATCGCGATGGCGATCCTCTCTGGCTCCTCCGGGGACAAACGGGGCAAGGGCGCCGCGGGATACCCGCGGCACCCCCCCCTCCGGTAAATCCGCGGCCAACCGCGGCCGCGGATCTCGCtcgaccgccgcgattttcgcggcggagggCCGTTACGATGGGACGATAAAACCCCATCTTACCTTCCCCTAGGGCCACCTCCgagcttcttcctcctccctctcctccttctcctccctcttctttctttgttcttgCCTCCCGAGTGACCGGTGTCCTCTTTCCGACCAAGCGCCGTCCGAATCCCCTTCGCAAGCCTTCCCCTGTTCTGAGATCCGTCCCCTCGGTTCCGAGCACCGCCGCCGCTGCTAGCTGCCGGGCCGAGCCGAGATCCTCCTTCTGCCGCCTCTGCCACCACCGGTAAGCCTCTTTTGCCCTTTATTCAGCATGCTTTCCTCCCTTGctttggccccaaaccgagatctTCTCGGTTGCTTCTTCACGCCGGGAGCCGCagcggccgccggccgccactgtgaTCGGCTGGCCGTCGATCGGGCGACGGCCCCCAGCCGCCTAGGCCGGCCGACCACCCCGCCGatttcccccttcctctctcggtttccaactcccctgtccatggggagGGGGTTTTGGGGAAGATGAGGGCCCTTACGGGCCGAACGGGGCCAAGCATGGGCCCTGTTCATCGTGGGCCCGACTTGGGCCTGGTTCACTTTGGGCCCAATTGGGcccggttaaaaaaaaaaaaaagggagagaacccgaaacccgaaatccgaaaaTCCGAAACTCGACCCGAAACTCGGAACCCAACACCTGAAACCCGAacccgtttggccaataaatggaattttgcagttaagcccttgacagtatattatttcacaaaagagccttctgcaatttatgtttgttccctataagaaagattattaAATAAGGGTCCCCAAATATATTTGATTGGTCCCTCCactaaagttttattatagaacagtaccctgtaattaagtattagtccctacaataaattttattgtataAATGAACTAATTAAAAGCCAACCTTGGGCCCTATTCAGCTGGGTCTATGTGGGCCCATTGGGTcgtgtccgatatgggccctatcgggccatgcccattatgggccaactctaggccttgttgggccgtgtccaatagaattatttttggattttgcttagttctgaaattaacaaggaattaattaaatttaaacaggtgaacctgattcgcctatctgaagtagggattaagcgagaagaggtaagtaacttaatgcttcaaagtgcatttttctaaaataattattagtagattaaattctgaaatatgttttgtatttagtaaaatgggtctggcatgttaaatttcatttgaaaattatgctctgaaatccgtaaactatgactggaaaatttatgaaaactgtttttatatatatgtattctcagcatggctatgatctgttctgttctgttctggccccgccaatggggattatacgttggacctgtcgacttgtaatctgtgaggaaccggtttcgacaccgtaccatcggtgattagaatagtgatatttggacaccgtaccaccggtgattagaatagtggtatttgaacaccgtaccaccggtgcttaataatagtggtgtttggcaccttgtgcaacccatgccactgggttacgtggccgtagcctatcatgttgagattctggtatcagatttttggaaaaatgataataagttttgaaaacagtaaaacgatgttatttatgatttattccagacattatcctgtattttgatctgatatgctctgaccccactttggggtattttattgcttactgggctagtgtagctcattattttattttctctgtttttcagattcagaggcttgatcgcacgggattggggagtgcgttagatttccgATGATTCCATTAGTTGTTGGCATTtcagttagattagtttggacatttgaattatgttagcaaatgttattttgaaattgtgtaagactgcttttgaataaattcaaataattatgtcagttttgaatatctgtatttgctttgatatgatccgatgccttgcacgcttgtgcggcccgccgtgcgggcgtgcggcgtctgccgcgcctcgggctcggggcgtgacaactaTTGCCTTGATGCCTGTTATAATCCATACAGTGATTTGTGTAGCTTCAAAACCTGTGAAAGATTTGTGGATTGAAAATCTGGTAGAAAGCTCATGTGAACTTCTCCATCCAACTCCCCATGAAGAAAAGCATTGTTCACGTCAAGTTGGTGTAAATGCCAGTTCAAATATGATGCCAAAGCCAATATAGTTCTGATTGTCACCATTTTGACAACTGGAGAGAATGTTTCCAAGTAGTCCAGCCCTTCCATTTGAGTGTAACCTTTAGCTGCAAGGCGGGCCTTAAATCTCTCTATGCTCCCATCTCCATGATGCTTCACTTTATATACCCATTTACAACCAACTGCTGATTTCCTTACTGGTAATTCAGTCAATGACCAAGTCTTGTTCTCTTCGAGAGCTTGAATCTCAAGCCTCATTGCCTCTTGCCACTCGGGTGATTGAGAAGCTTGCTCAAAAGTTTTTGGTTCGAGATATGTAGAGATAGCAAAGGTATGTGCTTTGTGAGATGCAGAGAGCCTATGATATGAGAGAACTGAATGAAGAGGAAATTTTATACCTATAGCCGCAGGAAGATCCTTGGAGGAGGTAGCTAAGTGGTAGTAGTAATCAGCAAGATAGCTAGGCTATCTTCTAACTCTCTCAGATCGCCTAAGGATTGTGGGAGATGCTGGAGGGTCAGGTAACGATGAAAATTTAGATGAAAGAGAATCTGCATCAAGGCTTTCAGTGGAAGTGAAAGTCTGTgttgaagtattttctggagGAATTGTAGCTGGAGAAGTAGGTACTGATGTATCAACAATTACAGGGGAAGGCATGATATGTGTAGGAGTATGAGATGTATCGGAGATGAAGAATAAATGAGAGTAATCTGAAGCATATGGGAAGATATGCTCATGGAAGACCACATCTCTAGATACAAACACAGAATGATTATGTAGATCATAAAGACGATAATCTTTTGTTCCATAAGGATATCTAATGAATATGCAGGTCCGAGCCCAAGTGTCAAATTTTTTTCTATCATGAGCTAAGGTATAGCAAAGACAtccaaaaatctgcatgcaatcATAGGTTGGTGGAGATAAGAATAACAGTTCATGCGGTGTTTTGCCATTTAAAACTTTAGAAGGAGTTCTGTTGATGATGTATGTTGCGGTTAAAATATAGTTCCCCCAAAATTTTAAAGGCAGAGAAGCTTGAAACTTAAGAGCTCTAGCCACCGTAAGAAGATGTCTATGTTTTCGTTCAACGACTGAGTTTTGTTGTGGAGTGGTTACACATGTTAACTGGTGGATTATCCCATGGCTTTGAAAAAAGTCTTTCATGATGAATTCGGTTCTATTGTCTGTCCTAATGGCCTTTATTTTGCTATTTGAATTTTGTTTGCCCCAGCATGCTAAAATTGCAAAAGAATTGTTCTGTTTGGGACTTATCGTTCATTAAGTATAACCATGTGCTTCGGTGAAGTCATCAACAATGATAAGAAATAGCAGGAACCATCTCTTGCAGGAATGGGATATGGTCCCCAAACATCACTATGGATTAATTCAAATGGGGATTTAGTACGTATCATGCTGGAAGAAAAAGGTAACCGAGTGTGTTTAGCCAAAGGACATATAGGGCAGACatgttgtggagtgattgattataatcctatttgattttgatgagctcaaagcatttgagtatatcttatgttgtactaatgaattcaatctagtgtttcagtcaaatacttataaatttatggttaagtgtctctagatttggttcaatacattttggataagtaaagaactcaatttgaaccaaagtctgagactcgagtcgactccgaaagattacgagtcgactccaagcatatcagaagcactggcacaagctcgagtcgactcctgtacattacgagtcgactctgactgagaacagacagacggacagaaagatccatctcagaacctgtcaacgagtggACTCCttaagagcgcgagtcgactccgatgcttgccgagtcgactccagggtagtacgagtcgactccaggaagttacatacagaaagacagagaagttattttggaccctgagagccgagtcgactcccgaggaactcgagtcgactccgatggttggcaggtcgactccaaaggaagcgagaatcgactctcagtgtgatacaaggcaaaagtcagagagcaaatttcggatactgagagccgagtcgactcccgcaaagttcgagtcgactccaagacagcgcgaccccaaaagacagaagacggtattttcgtctctgagaggcgagtcgacttcaagacagtttgagtcgactccaaggcagcgcaaccccaaaaagatagaagactgtttttcggatactgagagccgagtcgactccgaaacagttcgagtcgactccaagacggcacgagtcaaaagacagaagatcgggagttcggactctgagcgccgagtcgactcccagaatttctgagtcgactcgagtgaggaaacttgaaaaatgcatccctggattccttacgtcgagtcgtctccaaaagtgccaggtcagctccagactttggggagtcaactccgggttaagtcgagtcgactcccagtcgagacagcactttaattcaaatctggaacagttgccgagccgtctccagaaaagcacgagtcgactccagatcgcgtgagtcgactccgatcccaacagaaacattgtcaggatgtgcagaatgtgcagaacggctaggagattgtgtctaacggctagtttccgtggggaatggcttaaatagccacagagaactatagcaaggtagagaagtgacattccattcaaagaaaacaaaaaatcttcacctaccaaaggatttcaaaggaaaagaaggaagaggggcattaaactccatccaaccaactcttcccagcattaaagaagtctcctttagtcatcaagtcttcgagacactcaagaggagaccccgagttcgagaagccctcctctacatcttcataaatttgtttgagggctcttaacttctctcttatttatatcgctgaatatctgcttgttaa
This portion of the Phoenix dactylifera cultivar Barhee BC4 unplaced genomic scaffold, palm_55x_up_171113_PBpolish2nd_filt_p 000284F, whole genome shotgun sequence genome encodes:
- the LOC108510830 gene encoding uncharacterized mitochondrial protein AtMg00820-like; its protein translation is MRLEIQALEENKTWSLTELPVRKSAVGCKWVYKVKHHGDGSIERFKARLAAKGYTQMEGLDYLETFSPVVKMVTIRTILALASYLNWHLHQLDVNNAFLHGELDGEVHMSFLPDFQSTNLSQVLKLHKSLYGL